A genomic region of Polypterus senegalus isolate Bchr_013 chromosome 17, ASM1683550v1, whole genome shotgun sequence contains the following coding sequences:
- the LOC120517357 gene encoding tripartite motif-containing protein 65-like gives MNRMLENLKCAICLELFRNAVTIPCGHNFCQECIERHWQGEEKKKYECPKCRKEFDEKPILNRNGELSEMAEMILAGDAGVPSSPTGLPSQSTRLCERHHKELDLYCKTHRICICSICSIQQCEAHKKMTVEEAKKIMEQKLMKQSKEVDHQKQRTEQKITELQSNMDKRRNLTEQKTKWILDKFNHLLQSLEKSRQSTEKLIEGEGQRLSAQEQMQLQQLEEYAEAMRAYHVKTNALFQTQDDVHFIQEAQSIEQPQMERSDVPFEMDMKLDEVTNLLSRILGLTGALEKTTMSEESQETKDGAEGPPSSHTTRTSAAEAEVFRPYYHPLSFDPRTAHKYICISHNDQKAEHKLITPSSKGGLPEEPERFEYCWQVLCKEQLEDGRHYWEADFSNPWIYIGVAYKSIERKATMEMKLGMDAVSWCLEVEDDRYSAWHNGEQNKISHREKFKRIGIFLNYHDGSLAFYGDGRRDKHLHTFHHAFTEPLYPAFLIGEDVSVTLK, from the exons ATGAATCGAATGCTCGAGAACCTGAAGTGTGCCATATGTTTGGAGCTGTTCCGTAACGCAGTGACCATTCCCTGCGGGCACAACTTTTGCCAAGAATGCATCGAGCGACACTGGCAGGgcgaggaaaaaaagaaatacgaATGCCCAAAGTGCCGAAAGGAGTTTGACGAAAAGCCCATTCTCAACAGGAATGGGGAACTTTCTGAAATGGCGGAAATGATCCTGGCTGGAGATGCCGGCGTGCCCTCATCTCCCACAGGGTTACCGAGCCAAAGCACCAGACTGTGCGAACGCCATCACAAAGAGCTGGACCTGTACTGCAAGACCCACCGAATTTGCATCTGCAGCATATGCAGCATCCAGCAGTGTGAAGCGCACAAGAAAATGACGGTCGAAGAAGCAAAGAAAATAATGGAG CAAAAACTCATGAagcaaagcaaagaagtggaccACCAGAAACAGCGGACAGAACAGAAAATTACAGAGCTCCAGAGCAACATGGACAAAAGAAGG AATTtgacagaacagaaaacaaaatggatttTGGACAAATTTAACCATCTGCTACAGAGCTTAGAAAAAAGCCGGCAAAGTACAGAAAAGCTTATCGAGGGCGAGGGCCAACGCCTGTCCGCCCAGGAGCAGATGCAGCTGCAGCAGCTGGAGGAGTACGCAGAGGCAATGAGGGCTTATCACGTCAAGACGAACGCTCTGTTCCAAACCCAAGATGACGTTCATTTCATTCAG GAGGCCCAATCCATTGAGCAGCCACAAATGGAGAGGTCGGATGTTCCATTTGAAATGGATATGAAGTTGGATGAAGTGACTAATTTACTATCCCGAATATTAGGGCTGACTGGAGCGTTGGAGAAAACAACAATGTCTGAGGAGAGCCAAGAAACAAAAG ATGGGGCAGAGGGACCTCCTTCAAGTCATACCACCAGGACCAGTGCGGCTGAGGCTGAAGTCTTTAGGCCGT ATTACCATCCGCTCTCATTTGACCCCAGAACAGCCcataaatacatttgtatttcCCACAATGATCAGAAGGCAGAACACAAATTAATCACACCTTCATCAAAAGGGGGTCTTCCTGAAGAGcctgagcgctttgagtactgcTGGCAGGTGCTCTGTAAAGAGCAGCTTGAGGACGGCCGGCACTACTGGGAGGCAGACTTCTCTAACCCCTGGATTTATATTGGAGTTGCCTACAAGAGCATCGAGAGaaaggcaacaatggaaatgaagcTGGGTATGGATGCAGTCTCCTGGTGTCTAGAAGTTGAGGACGACAGATATTCTGCCTGGCACAATGGTGAGCAGAATAAAATATCCCATCGAGAGAAATTTAAGAGAATTGGGATCTTCCTGAATTACCACGATGGCTCCCTGGCCTTCTACGGCGATGGGAGGAGAGATAAGCATCTTCACACTTTCCATCATGCCTTCACGGAGCCTCTGTATCCTGCTTTCTTGATTGGAGAGGATGTGAGTGTCACTCTAAAATGA